From a single Oxalobacter vibrioformis genomic region:
- the rpoB gene encoding DNA-directed RNA polymerase subunit beta yields MHYSFTEKKRIRKSFAKRENVHQVPFLLATQLESYHNFLQSGVIPSQRKSEGLQSAFASIFPIVSHNGFARLEFISYTLGDPPFDVKECQQRGLTFASPLRAKVRLVILDKESPTKPVVKEMKEQEVYMGEMPLMTDTGSFVINGTERVIVSQLHRSPGVFFEHDRGKTHSSGKLLFSARIIPYRGSWLDFEFDPKDILFFRVDRRRKMPVTVLLKAIGMTAEQILENFFVFDHFTLRSEGAEMDFVPARMRGEIARFDITDKSGKVLVSKDKRINARNIREIEAADITRISVPEDYLIGRVLAKNIVDQDTGEIVARVNDELTEETLAKLRQAGIKEMETLYTNDLDQGSYMSQTLRVDETADQMAARIAIYRMMRPGEPPTEESVEALFNGLFYNPDRYDLSTVGRMKFNRRIGLEQLDGEMTLSDDDVLAVIKILVELRNGRGEVDDIDHLGNRRVRCVGELAENQFRAGLVRVERAVKERLGQAEADNLMPHDLINSKPISAAIREFFGSSQLSQFMDQTNPLSEITHKRRVSALGPGGLTRERAGFEVRDVHPTHYGRVCPIETPEGPNIGLINSLALYARLNEYGFLETPYRKVIDCQVTDEIEYLSAIEEGRYIIAQANSTVDEKGLLADELVSAREFGESILVSPERVQYMDVAPGQIVSVAASLIPFLEHDDANRALMGANMQRQAVPCLRPEKALVGTGVERTVAVDSGTTVQAVRGGTVDYIDAGRIVVRVNDEEATAGEVGVDIYNLIKYTRSNQNTNINQRPIVEVGDRIERGDVIADGASTDLGELALGQNMLVAFMPWNGLNFEDSILISERVVEDDRYTSIHIEELSVVARDTKLGAEEITRDISNLAENQLARLDESGIVYIGAEVQAGDTLVGKVTPRGETQLTPEEKLLRAIFGEKASDVKDTSLRVPSGMVGTVIDVQVFTREGLVRDKRAQQIIDDELKRYRMDLNDQMRIVEGDAFQRLSKLLIGKKVNGGPKKLAKGTEISKEYLSDLERYHWFDIRPSDEDTAQSLEAIKESIAEKRHQFDMAFEEKRKKLTQGDELQPGVQKMVKVYLAVKRRLQSGDKMAGRHGNKGVVSRIVPVEDMPYMADGTPADLVLNPLGVPSRMNVGQILETHLGWAAKGLGHRIGEMLEAKRKVEELRSFIKQIYSEGGKQEDLDSLTDQEVLELAKNLKEGVPFATPVFDGAKEPEIRRMLNLAYPDDVAEKLGMTASKNQVTMYDGRTGDPFERPVTVGYMHMLKLHHLVDDKMHARSTGPYSLVTQQPLGGKAQFGGQRFGEMEVWALEAYGASYVLQEMLTVKSDDVSGRTKVYENLVKGDHVIDAGMPESFNVLVKEIRSLGIDIDLERN; encoded by the coding sequence ATGCATTACTCATTTACTGAGAAAAAGCGCATCCGGAAATCTTTTGCGAAGCGCGAGAACGTCCATCAAGTTCCCTTTTTGCTGGCAACCCAGCTTGAGTCCTATCACAACTTTTTGCAGTCGGGTGTTATTCCGTCGCAGCGTAAAAGTGAAGGGCTGCAATCTGCGTTTGCTTCCATTTTCCCGATTGTTTCACACAACGGGTTTGCAAGACTGGAGTTTATTTCCTATACGCTGGGTGATCCCCCTTTTGATGTCAAGGAGTGCCAGCAGCGCGGTCTGACCTTTGCCTCACCGCTTCGCGCCAAGGTGCGTCTGGTTATCCTGGACAAGGAATCGCCGACGAAGCCGGTTGTCAAAGAGATGAAAGAGCAGGAAGTCTACATGGGCGAAATGCCGCTTATGACCGATACCGGCTCATTTGTGATTAACGGTACCGAGCGTGTTATTGTTTCCCAGTTGCATCGTTCGCCGGGTGTGTTCTTTGAGCACGATCGCGGCAAGACGCATTCGTCGGGCAAGCTGCTTTTCTCGGCCCGTATCATTCCTTATCGCGGTTCATGGCTGGATTTTGAGTTTGATCCGAAGGATATCCTGTTTTTCCGTGTTGATCGTCGCCGCAAGATGCCGGTTACCGTGCTCCTGAAGGCCATTGGCATGACAGCCGAGCAGATCCTGGAAAATTTCTTTGTCTTTGACCACTTCACGCTGCGTTCGGAAGGTGCCGAGATGGATTTTGTTCCGGCGCGTATGCGGGGTGAAATTGCCCGTTTCGACATTACCGACAAGAGCGGCAAGGTGCTGGTTTCCAAGGACAAGCGCATCAATGCCCGTAATATTCGCGAAATTGAGGCAGCCGACATTACCCGTATTTCCGTGCCCGAAGATTATCTGATCGGTCGCGTACTGGCAAAAAATATTGTTGACCAGGATACTGGTGAAATCGTTGCCAGGGTGAATGACGAACTGACAGAAGAAACCCTTGCCAAGCTGCGCCAGGCGGGTATCAAGGAAATGGAAACCCTGTATACCAATGATCTGGATCAGGGATCTTATATGTCACAAACGCTGCGTGTTGATGAAACAGCAGACCAGATGGCAGCAAGAATTGCCATTTACCGTATGATGCGCCCGGGCGAGCCGCCAACGGAAGAGTCCGTGGAAGCGCTTTTTAACGGACTCTTCTACAATCCGGATCGCTATGATTTGTCAACCGTCGGCCGCATGAAGTTTAATCGCCGTATCGGGCTGGAGCAGCTTGATGGCGAGATGACGCTGTCAGATGATGATGTTCTGGCTGTCATCAAGATTCTGGTTGAACTGCGTAATGGTCGTGGCGAGGTGGATGATATTGACCACCTGGGTAACCGCCGTGTCCGCTGTGTCGGTGAGCTGGCAGAAAACCAGTTCCGTGCCGGTCTGGTCAGAGTGGAGCGTGCCGTAAAAGAGCGTCTTGGGCAGGCTGAAGCCGATAATCTCATGCCGCATGACCTGATCAACTCCAAGCCGATATCAGCGGCGATTCGTGAATTCTTTGGCTCGTCTCAGTTGTCGCAGTTCATGGATCAGACCAATCCGCTGTCGGAAATCACGCACAAACGCCGTGTATCCGCGTTGGGGCCGGGCGGTTTGACTCGCGAAAGGGCCGGCTTTGAGGTCCGCGACGTGCACCCGACCCACTATGGCCGTGTCTGTCCGATTGAGACACCGGAAGGTCCGAACATTGGCCTGATCAATTCGCTGGCGCTGTATGCGCGCTTAAATGAATACGGTTTTCTGGAAACCCCTTACCGCAAGGTGATTGATTGCCAGGTAACGGACGAAATCGAATATCTTTCCGCGATTGAGGAAGGCCGTTACATTATTGCCCAGGCGAACAGTACGGTTGATGAAAAAGGCCTGCTGGCTGACGAATTGGTTTCTGCCCGTGAATTCGGTGAAAGTATTCTGGTGTCGCCAGAGCGTGTCCAGTACATGGATGTCGCGCCGGGCCAGATTGTCTCTGTTGCGGCGTCCCTCATCCCGTTCCTTGAGCACGATGATGCAAACCGCGCGCTGATGGGCGCCAACATGCAGCGTCAGGCTGTGCCGTGTCTGCGTCCGGAAAAGGCACTGGTTGGTACTGGTGTTGAGCGTACGGTGGCGGTTGACTCCGGTACAACGGTTCAGGCCGTTCGTGGCGGGACGGTTGACTATATTGATGCCGGCCGTATCGTGGTTCGTGTCAATGACGAGGAAGCCACAGCCGGTGAAGTCGGTGTTGATATTTATAACCTGATCAAATATACCCGTTCCAACCAGAACACCAATATCAACCAGCGTCCGATCGTTGAGGTGGGCGACAGGATTGAAAGAGGTGATGTTATCGCTGACGGCGCATCCACTGATCTGGGTGAACTGGCACTGGGACAGAACATGCTCGTGGCGTTCATGCCGTGGAATGGCCTCAATTTCGAGGATTCCATCCTGATTTCCGAGCGTGTGGTTGAGGATGACCGTTATACTTCGATCCATATCGAGGAACTTTCCGTGGTTGCTCGTGATACCAAGCTGGGAGCGGAAGAAATCACCCGTGATATTTCCAACCTGGCTGAAAACCAGTTGGCGCGTCTGGATGAATCCGGCATCGTTTATATCGGTGCCGAGGTACAGGCAGGGGATACGCTGGTCGGCAAGGTCACTCCGCGTGGTGAAACCCAACTGACGCCGGAAGAAAAACTGCTGCGTGCCATTTTCGGTGAGAAGGCTTCTGACGTGAAAGATACCTCGCTGCGCGTACCATCCGGTATGGTGGGTACCGTCATTGATGTACAGGTATTCACGCGTGAAGGTCTCGTTCGTGACAAGCGTGCCCAGCAGATTATTGATGATGAGCTGAAGCGTTATCGCATGGATCTGAATGACCAGATGCGTATCGTGGAAGGCGATGCTTTCCAGCGTCTGTCCAAACTCCTGATCGGCAAGAAAGTCAATGGCGGTCCGAAGAAGCTGGCAAAAGGCACCGAAATCAGCAAGGAGTATCTCTCCGATCTGGAGCGCTATCACTGGTTTGACATCCGTCCATCTGATGAGGACACCGCGCAGTCACTGGAAGCCATCAAGGAATCGATTGCGGAAAAACGCCATCAGTTTGATATGGCGTTTGAAGAGAAACGCAAGAAACTCACCCAGGGTGACGAGCTTCAGCCGGGTGTACAGAAGATGGTCAAGGTGTACCTAGCGGTTAAACGCCGCCTGCAGTCAGGTGACAAGATGGCTGGCCGTCATGGTAACAAGGGTGTGGTTTCCCGCATTGTGCCGGTTGAGGATATGCCGTATATGGCAGACGGGACACCTGCCGATCTCGTGTTGAATCCGCTGGGTGTGCCATCCCGTATGAATGTGGGCCAGATTCTGGAAACCCATCTTGGCTGGGCGGCAAAAGGTCTGGGACATCGCATTGGTGAAATGCTGGAAGCCAAGCGTAAGGTTGAGGAACTCCGTTCTTTCATCAAGCAGATTTATTCCGAAGGCGGGAAGCAGGAGGATCTGGACAGCCTGACCGATCAGGAAGTGCTGGAGTTGGCGAAAAACCTGAAAGAAGGCGTGCCGTTTGCAACGCCGGTCTTTGATGGTGCCAAAGAGCCCGAAATTCGCCGCATGCTGAATCTGGCTTATCCGGATGATGTGGCTGAAAAACTGGGTATGACGGCATCGAAAAACCAGGTCACGATGTACGATGGCCGCACAGGCGATCCATTTGAGCGTCCGGTAACGGTTGGTTACATGCACATGCTCAAGCTGCACCATCTGGTCGATGACAAGATGCATGCCCGTTCAACCGGCCCGTACTCACTGGTTACCCAGCAGCCGCTGGGCGGCAAGGCACAGTTTGGCGGCCAGCGTTTTGGTGAGATGGAGGTCTGGGCGCTTGAGGCGTATGGCGCTTCCTACGTGTTGCAGGAAATGCTGACGGTCAAGTCGGATGATGTGAGCGGCCGTACCAAGGTTTATGAAAACCTGGTCAAGGGGGATCATGTCATTGATGCCGGCATGCCAGAATCGTTTAACGTACTGGTAAAAGAAATTCGTTCTCTCGGTATTGATATCGACCTGGAACGCAACTGA
- the rpoC gene encoding DNA-directed RNA polymerase subunit beta', whose product MKALLDLFKQVQQDEQFDAIKIGLASPEKIRSWSYGEVKKPETINYRTFKPERDGLFCAKIFGPIKDYECLCSKYKRLKHRGVICEKCGVEVTLAKVRRERMGHIELASPAAHIWFLKSLPSRLGMVLDMTLRDIERVLYFEAYVVTDPGMTSLRKGQIMSEDDYAARYEEFGDDFSAMMGAEGVRELLRSIDINREAEQLRGELRDSKSEAKIKKYAKRLKVLEAFQRSGIKPEWMIMEVLPVLPPELRPLVPLDGGRFATSDLNDLYRRVINRNNRLKRLLELRAPEIITRNEKRMLQEAVDSLLDNGRRGKAMTGANKRPLKSLAEMIKGKGGRFRQNLLGKRVDYSGRSVIVVGPQLKLHQCGLPKLMALELFKPFIFNKLELMGLATTIKAAKRLVDMQEGIVWDILEEVIREHPVMLNRAPTLHRLGIQAFEPVLIEGKAIQLHPLVCAAFNADFDGDQMAVHVPLSIEAQLEARTLMLASNNILFPSNGEPSIVPSQDIVLGLYYATREKINGKGEGLMFADVSEVLRAYDNKEVELTSRITVRIPELQKDHETGEMVKRVVRHETTVGRAMLSEILPEGLPFTLLNTTLKKKEISRLINGSFRRCGLRETVIFADRLMQSGFRLATRAGISISIDDMLVPQVKTDLITAAEQEVKQIEQQYSSGLVTAGERYNKVVDIWGKTGDDVGKAMMDQLKVEEVVKRDGSVTTQESFNSIYMMADSGARGSAAQIRQLAGMRGLMAKPDGSIIETPITANFREGLNVLQYFISTHGARKGLADTALKTANSGYLTRRLVDVTQDLVVIEDDCGTTNGAVMKALIEGGEVIEALSDRILGRVAANDVINPETQETLYEAGTLLNEDMVEEIARLGVDEVKVRTPLTCETRYGMCAKCYGRDLGRGNLVNVGEAVGVIAAQSIGEPGTQLTMRTFHIGGAASRSAVASNVEARSNGTIHFTATMRYVTNEKGDQIVISRSGEVIISDDLGRERERHKVPYGATLQAHDGLAIKAGKVLATWDPLTRPIITEYAGTIKFENVEEGVTVARQLDEVTGLSTLVVIDPKRRGTSTKSARPQVKLLDDSGQEVKIAGTEHSVTISFQVGALLMVQDGQKVSVGEVLARIPTESQKTRDITGGLPRVAELFEARSPKDAGTLAEVTGTVAFGKETKGKQRLEITDMDGNRHEFLIGKEKQVLVHDGQVVNKGEMIVDGPADPQDILRLLGIEALARYIVDEVQDVYRLQGVKINDKHIEVIVRQMLRRVNVIDAGDTSYITGEQVERSELLDENDRVIAEGKIPATHENVLLGITKASLSTDSFISAASFQETTRVLTEAAIMGKRDGLRGLKENVIVGRLIPAGTGLAVHRARRLKGVWEREEREAMEREERESLFSPMPAEGASSEEVDSINPDQV is encoded by the coding sequence ATGAAAGCATTGCTCGATCTATTCAAGCAAGTTCAACAGGATGAACAATTTGACGCGATCAAGATTGGCTTGGCATCGCCAGAGAAAATCAGATCGTGGTCCTATGGCGAAGTCAAAAAGCCGGAGACCATCAATTACCGTACATTCAAACCTGAGCGCGATGGCTTGTTCTGTGCCAAGATTTTTGGCCCGATCAAGGATTATGAGTGTCTTTGCAGCAAATACAAAAGGCTCAAGCATCGCGGCGTGATCTGCGAAAAATGTGGCGTTGAAGTGACACTGGCCAAAGTCCGCCGTGAGCGGATGGGCCATATCGAACTGGCATCACCCGCTGCGCACATCTGGTTTCTGAAATCCCTGCCATCCCGTCTGGGTATGGTGCTCGACATGACGTTGCGCGATATTGAGCGTGTGCTTTACTTTGAAGCCTATGTGGTGACCGATCCCGGCATGACATCGTTGCGTAAGGGGCAAATCATGTCCGAGGACGATTATGCTGCGCGTTATGAAGAGTTTGGCGACGATTTTTCGGCCATGATGGGCGCCGAAGGTGTCCGTGAGCTGCTGCGTTCCATCGATATCAACCGTGAAGCGGAACAGCTGCGCGGTGAACTGCGTGACTCCAAGTCCGAAGCCAAGATCAAGAAGTATGCGAAAAGACTGAAAGTACTGGAAGCCTTCCAGCGTTCCGGTATCAAGCCGGAATGGATGATTATGGAAGTGCTGCCGGTTTTGCCGCCGGAACTGCGTCCGCTGGTACCGCTTGATGGTGGCCGTTTTGCCACATCTGATCTGAACGATCTGTATCGCCGTGTGATTAACCGTAATAACCGTCTGAAACGCCTGCTTGAGTTGCGTGCGCCGGAAATTATTACGCGCAATGAAAAACGCATGTTGCAGGAAGCGGTTGACTCCCTCCTGGACAACGGTCGTCGCGGCAAGGCCATGACGGGCGCCAACAAGCGTCCGCTGAAGTCACTGGCTGAAATGATCAAGGGTAAAGGCGGCCGTTTCCGTCAGAACCTGCTGGGTAAACGTGTCGACTATTCCGGCCGTTCCGTTATCGTGGTCGGCCCGCAGTTGAAACTGCATCAGTGCGGTTTGCCGAAACTGATGGCATTGGAGCTTTTCAAGCCGTTTATCTTCAACAAGCTTGAGCTGATGGGGTTGGCTACCACGATCAAGGCGGCCAAGCGTCTGGTTGATATGCAAGAAGGTATTGTCTGGGATATTCTGGAAGAAGTGATCCGTGAACATCCTGTGATGCTCAATCGTGCGCCAACGCTGCACAGGCTGGGTATCCAGGCATTTGAGCCGGTACTGATTGAAGGTAAGGCCATTCAGCTGCATCCGCTGGTCTGTGCGGCGTTTAACGCCGACTTCGACGGCGACCAGATGGCGGTTCACGTTCCGCTGTCTATCGAGGCACAGCTGGAAGCGCGTACGCTGATGCTGGCATCCAACAATATTCTGTTCCCCTCCAATGGCGAACCCTCCATTGTGCCGTCGCAGGATATCGTGCTGGGCCTGTACTATGCCACCCGTGAAAAAATCAATGGCAAGGGTGAAGGCCTGATGTTTGCCGATGTATCGGAAGTGCTCCGTGCCTACGACAACAAGGAAGTGGAACTGACCAGCCGGATTACCGTTCGTATTCCCGAGCTGCAGAAAGACCATGAAACCGGTGAAATGGTGAAACGTGTTGTCCGTCATGAGACAACCGTCGGTCGTGCCATGCTTTCCGAAATTCTGCCGGAAGGTCTGCCGTTTACCCTGCTGAATACCACGCTGAAGAAAAAGGAAATCTCCAGGTTGATCAACGGGTCTTTCCGTCGTTGCGGATTGAGAGAAACCGTTATTTTTGCTGACCGCCTGATGCAGTCCGGTTTCAGGCTGGCGACCCGTGCCGGTATTTCCATCTCGATTGATGACATGCTGGTGCCACAGGTCAAGACCGACCTGATTACCGCTGCCGAGCAGGAAGTCAAGCAGATCGAACAGCAATACTCTTCCGGCCTGGTAACGGCTGGCGAGCGCTATAACAAGGTTGTCGATATCTGGGGAAAAACCGGTGATGATGTCGGCAAGGCCATGATGGATCAACTGAAAGTGGAAGAAGTCGTCAAGCGTGACGGCTCAGTCACAACGCAGGAATCCTTCAACTCTATTTACATGATGGCGGACTCCGGTGCCCGTGGCTCTGCTGCGCAGATCAGGCAGCTGGCCGGTATGCGTGGCCTGATGGCCAAACCGGATGGTTCGATTATCGAAACGCCGATTACCGCGAACTTCCGTGAAGGGCTGAACGTACTCCAGTACTTCATTTCCACTCACGGTGCCCGTAAAGGTCTGGCCGATACCGCTCTGAAAACCGCCAACTCGGGTTATCTGACCCGCCGTCTGGTTGACGTGACGCAGGATCTGGTTGTGATCGAGGATGATTGCGGCACAACCAACGGTGCCGTGATGAAAGCGCTGATTGAAGGCGGTGAAGTCATTGAGGCCTTGAGTGATCGTATCCTGGGGCGTGTTGCGGCCAATGATGTGATCAACCCGGAAACGCAGGAAACCCTCTATGAAGCCGGCACCCTGTTGAATGAGGACATGGTTGAGGAAATCGCCCGTCTTGGTGTGGATGAAGTCAAGGTGCGTACGCCGCTGACCTGTGAAACCCGCTATGGTATGTGTGCCAAGTGCTATGGCCGCGATCTGGGCCGGGGTAACCTGGTTAATGTGGGTGAGGCTGTTGGCGTTATTGCTGCGCAATCCATCGGTGAGCCTGGTACCCAGCTGACAATGCGTACGTTCCATATTGGTGGTGCGGCTTCGCGTTCGGCAGTGGCATCCAATGTTGAGGCACGTTCAAACGGTACCATTCATTTTACCGCCACCATGCGTTATGTGACGAATGAGAAAGGTGACCAGATCGTCATTTCCCGTTCCGGTGAAGTCATTATTTCTGATGATCTGGGTCGTGAGCGTGAGCGTCATAAAGTGCCATACGGTGCAACATTGCAGGCGCATGACGGACTCGCCATCAAGGCAGGCAAGGTGCTGGCAACATGGGATCCGCTGACTCGCCCGATCATTACAGAGTATGCCGGTACGATCAAGTTTGAAAATGTGGAAGAGGGCGTGACGGTTGCCCGTCAGCTGGATGAGGTGACTGGTCTGTCCACCCTGGTGGTTATTGACCCGAAACGTCGCGGTACTTCCACCAAGTCGGCACGTCCGCAGGTCAAGCTGCTCGATGACAGCGGCCAGGAAGTCAAGATTGCAGGTACAGAGCACTCCGTTACCATCAGCTTCCAGGTTGGTGCACTGCTCATGGTGCAGGATGGCCAGAAAGTATCCGTTGGCGAAGTGCTGGCACGTATCCCGACCGAGTCACAGAAGACACGCGACATTACGGGTGGTTTGCCGCGCGTGGCGGAACTCTTTGAAGCCCGTTCACCCAAGGATGCCGGTACGTTGGCTGAGGTGACAGGTACCGTTGCATTCGGTAAGGAAACCAAGGGCAAGCAGCGTCTGGAAATCACCGATATGGACGGCAACCGTCATGAATTCCTGATCGGCAAGGAAAAGCAGGTGCTGGTCCACGATGGTCAGGTTGTCAACAAGGGAGAAATGATTGTTGACGGTCCGGCTGATCCGCAGGATATCCTGAGGCTGCTGGGTATCGAGGCGCTTGCCCGTTACATCGTTGACGAGGTGCAGGATGTGTATCGTCTGCAGGGCGTGAAGATCAATGACAAGCATATTGAAGTCATTGTCCGCCAGATGCTGCGTCGTGTGAATGTGATTGACGCAGGAGATACGTCCTACATTACGGGTGAGCAGGTTGAGCGTTCAGAATTGCTCGATGAAAATGATCGCGTGATTGCGGAAGGCAAAATTCCGGCGACCCATGAAAACGTGCTTTTGGGTATTACCAAGGCATCGCTTTCAACCGATTCGTTCATTTCAGCCGCTTCCTTCCAGGAAACGACCCGCGTGCTTACCGAAGCAGCCATCATGGGCAAGCGCGACGGTCTGCGTGGTCTGAAAGAAAACGTGATCGTTGGACGTCTGATCCCGGCTGGTACCGGCCTGGCTGTTCACCGTGCCCGCAGACTCAAGGGCGTCTGGGAGCGTGAAGAACGTGAAGCCATGGAGCGCGAGGAGCGCGAATCGCTTTTCAGCCCGATGCCCGCAGAAGGTGCGTCATCTGAAGAGGTGGATTCCATCAATCCGGATCAGGTCTGA
- the rpsL gene encoding 30S ribosomal protein S12 has protein sequence MPTINQLIRKPRVSVKVKSKSPALENCPQKRGVCTRVYTTTPKKPNSALRKVAKVRLTNGFEVISYIGGEGHNLQEHSVVLLRGGRVKDLPGVRYHMVRGSLDTQGVKDRKQARSKYGAKRAKPAKA, from the coding sequence ATGCCAACCATCAATCAATTGATTCGTAAGCCGCGTGTTTCCGTCAAGGTGAAAAGCAAATCGCCCGCACTGGAAAACTGCCCGCAAAAGCGCGGCGTCTGCACGCGCGTTTATACAACGACACCGAAAAAACCGAACTCCGCATTGCGTAAGGTGGCCAAAGTGCGCCTGACCAATGGATTTGAGGTGATTTCGTACATCGGCGGCGAGGGCCATAATCTGCAGGAACACAGCGTGGTTCTGCTTCGTGGTGGTCGTGTGAAAGACTTGCCGGGTGTGCGCTATCACATGGTGCGCGGTTCTCTGGATACGCAGGGTGTGAAAGACCGTAAGCAGGCCCGTTCCAAATACGGTGCCAAGCGCGCGAAACCTGCCAAAGCTTAA
- the rpsG gene encoding 30S ribosomal protein S7, with protein sequence MPRRREVPKREILPDPKFGNVDVAKFVNVLMLSGKKSVAENIIYGAFDIIQGKSGKDPLETFMTAINNCKPLVEVKSRRVGGANYQVPIEVRPVRRMALSMRWIREAAAKRSEKSMPQRLAGELLEAAEGRGGAMRKRDEVHRMAEANKAFSHFRF encoded by the coding sequence ATGCCTCGTCGTCGCGAAGTACCAAAACGCGAAATTCTGCCTGATCCGAAATTCGGTAATGTGGATGTTGCGAAATTCGTCAACGTCCTGATGCTCTCAGGCAAAAAATCTGTAGCAGAAAATATCATCTACGGTGCTTTTGACATTATCCAGGGAAAATCCGGCAAGGATCCTCTGGAAACGTTCATGACTGCAATCAATAACTGCAAACCGCTTGTTGAAGTGAAGTCCCGCCGTGTTGGTGGTGCCAACTATCAGGTGCCTATTGAGGTCAGGCCGGTTCGCCGCATGGCGCTTTCCATGCGCTGGATTCGCGAAGCTGCCGCCAAGCGCAGCGAAAAATCCATGCCGCAGCGTCTGGCTGGCGAATTGCTTGAGGCGGCAGAAGGCCGTGGCGGCGCAATGAGAAAGCGTGACGAAGTGCACCGGATGGCGGAAGCTAACAAAGCGTTTTCCCATTTCCGCTTTTAA